In Synechocystis sp. PCC 6714, the following are encoded in one genomic region:
- the murD gene encoding UDP-N-acetylmuramoyl-L-alanine--D-glutamate ligase, with protein sequence MPQACVIGLGRSGMAAARVLHRDGWDVMVLDQADNDQLRAMGQSLVQEGITLKLGDRLDPIREAWPERIVVSPGVPWDIPLLVAAREKGVDVMGELELAWQYLHAVPWVGITGTNGKTTTTSLVQAIFQKAGLNAPACGNIGYAACELVLQNQNYDWIVAEISSYQIESSPTLSPQIGLWTTFTPDHLSRHKSLENYFNIKASLLSRSAIQVLNGDDAHLHGHGPHLYPQAHWTSTQGSDHLQSLCEAKQGVYLQDNWVNAFGELIAPINLFKMPGQHNRQNLLMAIAAARLAGIDKKAITETLLTFTGVPHRLEPICTVNGVQFINDSKATNYDAAEVGLSSMKGPTILIAGGEAKEGDDQAWLAQIQQKAVAVLLIGDAAPRFATRLKAVGYENYEIVETMANAVQRGLELASKNNATAVLLSPACASFDQYNSFEERGDDFRACCLALG encoded by the coding sequence ATGCCCCAGGCTTGTGTAATTGGGTTAGGACGTTCCGGCATGGCCGCGGCTCGAGTGTTGCATCGGGATGGCTGGGACGTAATGGTGTTGGACCAGGCAGATAACGACCAACTCCGGGCCATGGGACAATCCTTGGTTCAAGAAGGAATCACCCTTAAACTCGGCGATCGCCTAGATCCAATTAGAGAAGCTTGGCCAGAACGCATTGTGGTCAGCCCGGGAGTCCCCTGGGATATTCCTCTGTTAGTTGCGGCCCGGGAAAAGGGAGTAGACGTGATGGGGGAATTGGAATTAGCTTGGCAGTATCTCCATGCCGTACCTTGGGTGGGCATTACGGGCACCAACGGAAAAACCACCACCACATCCTTAGTACAAGCGATTTTTCAGAAGGCTGGGCTGAATGCTCCGGCCTGCGGCAACATTGGCTATGCAGCCTGTGAGCTGGTCTTGCAAAACCAAAATTATGATTGGATTGTGGCGGAAATTAGCAGTTATCAAATTGAATCTTCCCCAACTCTATCTCCCCAAATTGGTCTTTGGACAACATTCACGCCAGATCATCTCAGTCGCCACAAAAGCCTAGAGAATTATTTCAACATCAAAGCCAGTTTGCTTTCCCGCTCTGCCATCCAGGTGCTCAACGGTGACGACGCCCATCTCCATGGCCATGGCCCCCACCTCTACCCCCAAGCCCATTGGACTAGCACCCAAGGCAGCGACCATCTACAGAGCCTTTGTGAGGCTAAACAAGGGGTTTACCTCCAGGATAATTGGGTTAATGCCTTTGGGGAATTAATTGCCCCCATTAACCTGTTCAAAATGCCCGGGCAACATAACCGGCAAAATTTATTAATGGCGATCGCCGCCGCCCGTTTAGCGGGCATTGATAAAAAAGCAATCACAGAAACCTTATTAACTTTTACTGGAGTGCCCCACCGTTTAGAACCCATTTGTACGGTCAACGGAGTGCAGTTTATTAACGATAGCAAGGCAACCAACTATGATGCGGCAGAAGTAGGCCTATCCTCCATGAAAGGGCCCACCATCTTGATCGCTGGGGGAGAAGCCAAAGAAGGAGATGATCAAGCTTGGTTGGCGCAAATTCAACAAAAGGCGGTAGCGGTTTTACTAATTGGCGATGCGGCCCCCAGGTTTGCGACCAGGCTAAAGGCAGTGGGCTACGAAAATTACGAAATAGTGGAAACTATGGCCAATGCCGTTCAGCGCGGATTGGAGTTAGCTAGTAAAAACAATGCCACTGCGGTCCTACTTTCCCCGGCCTGTGCCAGTTTTGACCAATATAATAGCTTTGAGGAACGGGGAGATGACTTCCGTGCCTGTTGTTTAGCATTGGGTTAG
- a CDS encoding pitrilysin family protein produces MRNHQSIQRLVLDNGITLICAENPAADLVAGRIFLKQAGACWDSPQKVGLSHLMATVITKGTKRRSALDIAEFVECLGANLGADAASDYWALSLKTVTTDFPVILDLAAEILRYPSFDGGEIELEKRLIIQAIQSQREQPFNVAFHQLRQSMYPNHPYGYSILGSEEVVPHFTAQDLWEYHQAYFRPDNLVISLAGRLTLAQARDWVENSFGDWAIPEQSIVCPILTPLNPRPKEQLTPQATQQSVVLLGYLGVGVKHEDYAPLKLLSTYLGNGLSSRLFVELREKRGLAYDVSAFYPTRLGSSQFVTYMGTAPENTAIAIAGLRAETDRLCEERLEEGEIKAAQNKLLGQYALGKQTNGEIAHLFGWYETLGLGIAFDSEFQEQVQKVTEADAQRVAQTYLAEPYLSVVGPEEGLAKYFDLVAEGQGQVSSALI; encoded by the coding sequence ATGCGTAATCATCAATCTATCCAGCGTCTCGTTCTCGATAACGGCATTACTCTCATTTGTGCGGAAAATCCGGCGGCGGATCTGGTGGCGGGACGGATTTTTCTGAAACAGGCGGGAGCTTGCTGGGACTCTCCCCAAAAAGTGGGGCTTTCCCATCTGATGGCCACGGTGATCACCAAGGGCACCAAACGGCGATCGGCTTTGGATATTGCTGAATTTGTGGAATGTCTGGGGGCTAATCTAGGGGCGGATGCGGCCAGCGATTACTGGGCTTTGAGTTTAAAAACCGTCACCACGGACTTTCCGGTCATTCTCGATTTAGCAGCGGAGATTCTCCGTTACCCCAGCTTTGATGGGGGGGAAATTGAACTGGAAAAGCGTTTGATTATCCAGGCCATCCAATCCCAACGGGAACAGCCCTTTAACGTGGCCTTCCACCAACTGCGCCAATCCATGTATCCCAACCACCCCTATGGTTATTCCATTTTGGGTAGTGAAGAGGTGGTGCCCCATTTTACCGCCCAGGATCTCTGGGAATATCACCAGGCCTATTTTCGCCCCGATAATTTAGTGATCAGCTTGGCGGGACGGCTGACCCTAGCCCAGGCTAGGGATTGGGTGGAAAACAGTTTTGGTGACTGGGCTATCCCTGAACAATCCATTGTTTGCCCGATTCTGACTCCCTTGAATCCCCGTCCAAAGGAACAGCTCACCCCCCAGGCCACGCAGCAATCAGTGGTGCTTTTGGGTTATCTAGGGGTGGGGGTTAAACATGAGGATTATGCGCCGTTGAAATTGCTCAGTACCTATCTGGGTAATGGCCTCTCCAGCCGTCTGTTTGTGGAACTGAGGGAAAAACGCGGTTTGGCCTACGACGTGTCGGCTTTTTATCCCACCCGTTTGGGTTCTTCCCAGTTTGTCACCTACATGGGCACCGCTCCCGAAAACACGGCGATCGCCATTGCGGGATTGCGGGCAGAAACGGACCGATTATGTGAAGAAAGATTGGAGGAAGGGGAAATTAAAGCGGCACAAAATAAACTATTGGGGCAATATGCCCTGGGCAAACAAACCAACGGGGAAATCGCCCATTTATTTGGCTGGTACGAAACCTTGGGCTTGGGTATAGCCTTTGACAGTGAATTTCAGGAACAGGTGCAGAAGGTAACGGAGGCCGATGCCCAACGGGTGGCCCAAACCTATTTAGCCGAACCCTATCTCTCCGTGGTCGGGCCAGAGGAAGGTTTGGCGAAATATTTTGACCTAGTGGCGGAAGGACAGGGCCAAGTATCTTCTGCTTTGATCTAG
- a CDS encoding pitrilysin family protein has protein sequence MDMSFVSVQLCPTKPDFPAKIFTFDRGLTLIHQDVPTVPVAVVDVWVRAGAIAEPDAWPGVAHLLEHMIFKGTKRVPPGAFDQVIEYNGGMANAATSHDYAHFYLTTAADYLPRTLPYLAEILLQAEVPEECLFYEREVVLEEIRGSEDDPDWLGFQALCQLLHPQHAYGRSVLGDAAAVQNYTANQLRCFHRTHYQPENMTVVMVGDIRETAAIAYMEEIFDHFGVRSECPPTTRLPNHPVQTIKRETLRIPELGPSRLTMGWNGPGIDRLQDNIGLDLLAVVLAGSHCARLVQRLREELGLVFDIQSCFSLQKEASLFTINAYLNSDQVERVEAEICAAIQTLQTIPISGAELARAQRLLCNDFIFSTETPAQLAGLYGYYQTLATAELAIAYPQIVRQYEPQALQILAQRYLSTEAYALVLLEAAES, from the coding sequence ATGGATATGAGCTTTGTGTCTGTGCAACTATGCCCGACAAAACCGGATTTTCCGGCCAAAATTTTTACCTTCGACCGGGGGTTGACCCTGATCCATCAGGATGTGCCCACGGTTCCCGTGGCGGTGGTAGATGTGTGGGTGCGGGCCGGGGCGATCGCCGAGCCGGATGCGTGGCCGGGGGTAGCTCACCTGTTGGAGCACATGATTTTTAAGGGTACCAAACGGGTACCACCGGGGGCATTCGACCAGGTCATTGAATACAACGGGGGCATGGCCAACGCCGCCACCAGCCATGATTATGCCCATTTTTACCTGACCACAGCGGCGGACTATTTACCCCGCACATTGCCCTACTTGGCGGAAATTCTTTTGCAGGCGGAAGTGCCCGAAGAATGTCTTTTTTATGAACGGGAAGTGGTGCTAGAGGAAATCCGCGGTAGTGAAGATGACCCCGATTGGTTGGGATTTCAAGCTCTCTGTCAGTTACTCCATCCCCAGCATGCCTATGGCCGCTCTGTGTTGGGGGATGCCGCCGCCGTACAAAATTACACCGCCAATCAATTGCGTTGTTTCCACCGCACCCATTACCAACCGGAAAATATGACCGTAGTTATGGTGGGGGATATCCGGGAAACAGCGGCGATCGCCTATATGGAAGAAATTTTTGACCATTTTGGTGTGCGGTCGGAATGTCCCCCTACCACCAGATTGCCCAATCATCCCGTCCAAACCATCAAACGGGAAACCCTACGGATACCGGAACTGGGCCCCAGTCGGCTAACCATGGGTTGGAATGGCCCCGGCATTGACCGTCTCCAAGACAACATTGGTTTAGATTTACTAGCTGTTGTACTGGCAGGGAGCCACTGTGCGCGGTTAGTGCAACGGCTGCGGGAGGAACTGGGGTTGGTATTCGACATCCAGAGTTGTTTTTCTTTGCAAAAAGAAGCCAGTCTGTTCACCATCAACGCCTACCTAAATTCAGACCAGGTAGAAAGGGTAGAGGCGGAAATTTGTGCCGCCATTCAAACGTTGCAAACCATTCCCATCAGTGGAGCAGAACTGGCCCGGGCCCAACGGCTACTCTGTAACGACTTTATTTTTTCCACGGAAACCCCGGCCCAACTAGCGGGTCTGTACGGTTACTACCAAACCCTGGCCACCGCTGAGTTGGCGATCGCCTATCCCCAAATTGTTAGACAATACGAACCCCAGGCTTTGCAAATCTTGGCCCAGCGTTACCTGTCCACCGAGGCCTATGCCCTGGTACTCCTAGAAGCGGCCGAATCCTAG
- a CDS encoding HupE/UreJ family protein, which yields MPANHYPILYNQICEVQIVDITGLSNLLTSPPLLAHHPFGGTTPDNFFEGLLSGLGHPVIGLDHLAFVIAVGLIAARLRHGWLMPLIFITMAIAGTGLHLIGADLPQPELVIAGSVVLFGIFLALGRSLPPILVMVLAAIAGVFHGYAYGEAVIGAEMNPLVAYLLGFSLIQLAIAMGAYALARFWEEKQEALLNLRFVGFLVAGAGIVFTASALGG from the coding sequence ATGCCCGCCAACCATTACCCCATTCTTTATAATCAAATCTGCGAGGTACAGATTGTGGATATTACAGGTTTATCTAATTTACTGACTTCCCCCCCACTCCTGGCGCACCATCCTTTTGGGGGGACTACTCCGGATAATTTCTTCGAAGGTTTGCTTTCCGGGTTGGGACACCCCGTCATCGGCCTAGACCACCTTGCCTTTGTCATTGCCGTTGGCCTCATTGCCGCTAGGTTACGCCATGGTTGGCTGATGCCCCTCATTTTTATCACCATGGCGATCGCCGGCACCGGTTTGCATTTAATCGGGGCTGATCTGCCCCAGCCGGAACTGGTCATTGCCGGTTCTGTGGTTTTGTTCGGCATATTTTTAGCACTGGGACGGTCCCTACCACCAATTCTGGTCATGGTTTTGGCGGCCATTGCTGGAGTCTTCCATGGCTATGCCTACGGAGAAGCCGTCATCGGAGCCGAAATGAATCCCCTAGTGGCCTATCTGCTAGGTTTTTCCCTCATTCAACTGGCGATCGCCATGGGGGCCTACGCTTTGGCCCGGTTCTGGGAGGAAAAACAAGAAGCCTTGCTCAACCTAAGATTCGTGGGCTTTCTCGTAGCCGGGGCAGGCATTGTCTTCACCGCCAGTGCCCTGGGGGGGTAA
- the ispG gene encoding (E)-4-hydroxy-3-methylbut-2-enyl-diphosphate synthase, giving the protein MVTASLPTPVQNEFDTTIHRRKTRPVPVGPITIGGGNPVVVQSMINEDTLDVDGSVAGIRRLHEIGCEIVRVTVPSMAHAKALADIKQKLQSTYQNVPLVADVHHNGMKIALEVAKHVDKVRINPGLYVFEKPDAQREGYSDQEFAEIGDKIRQTLEPLVVSLRDQGKSMRIGVNHGSLSERMLFTYGDTPEGMVQSALEFIKICESLDFRNLVISMKASRVPVMLAAYRLMVKRMDELGMDYPLHLGVTEAGDGEYGRIKSTAGIATLLADGIGDTIRVSLTEAPEKEIPVCYSILQALGLRKTMVEYVACPSCGRTLFNLEDVLHEVREATKHLTGLDIAVMGCIVNGPGEMADADYGYVGKQAGYIALYRGREEIKRVPEADGVQELINLIKADGRWVDP; this is encoded by the coding sequence ATGGTAACTGCTTCCTTGCCGACCCCTGTCCAGAACGAGTTCGATACCACTATCCACCGCCGCAAAACCCGCCCTGTGCCCGTGGGGCCCATCACCATTGGTGGTGGCAATCCAGTGGTAGTGCAGTCCATGATCAACGAAGATACCCTGGATGTGGACGGTTCCGTCGCTGGCATTCGTCGCCTCCATGAAATTGGTTGTGAAATTGTCCGGGTAACGGTGCCTAGCATGGCCCACGCCAAAGCCCTAGCGGATATTAAACAGAAACTGCAAAGTACTTACCAAAATGTGCCCCTGGTGGCCGATGTCCACCATAACGGCATGAAGATTGCCTTGGAAGTGGCCAAACATGTGGATAAGGTACGCATTAACCCAGGGCTATACGTGTTTGAAAAGCCTGATGCCCAACGGGAAGGCTACAGCGACCAGGAATTTGCCGAAATCGGCGACAAAATTCGTCAAACCCTAGAACCCCTGGTGGTTTCCCTACGGGATCAGGGTAAATCCATGCGGATCGGCGTTAACCATGGTTCCCTCTCTGAAAGAATGCTTTTTACCTATGGGGACACCCCCGAAGGCATGGTGCAATCGGCCTTGGAATTCATCAAAATTTGTGAATCCTTAGATTTCCGCAATCTAGTCATTTCCATGAAAGCGTCTCGGGTGCCAGTAATGTTGGCAGCCTATCGCCTGATGGTAAAACGGATGGACGAGCTGGGTATGGATTATCCTCTCCATCTAGGGGTTACTGAAGCCGGGGATGGGGAATATGGCCGCATCAAATCCACCGCTGGCATTGCTACCCTTTTGGCCGATGGCATTGGCGACACCATCCGGGTTTCCCTCACCGAGGCCCCTGAAAAGGAAATTCCCGTTTGCTACAGCATCCTCCAAGCTCTGGGTTTACGGAAAACCATGGTGGAATATGTAGCCTGTCCCTCCTGTGGCCGCACGTTGTTCAACTTGGAAGATGTGTTGCATGAAGTCCGGGAGGCGACTAAACATTTAACGGGTTTAGACATTGCTGTGATGGGCTGTATTGTTAACGGTCCTGGGGAAATGGCCGATGCCGACTATGGCTATGTGGGTAAGCAAGCTGGTTACATTGCTCTCTACCGTGGTCGAGAGGAAATTAAACGGGTTCCCGAAGCCGACGGAGTGCAGGAATTAATTAACTTGATCAAAGCCGATGGCCGTTGGGTAGACCCCTAG
- the gyrB gene encoding DNA topoisomerase (ATP-hydrolyzing) subunit B, protein MTTTNYGADQIQVLEGLEPVRKRPGMYIGSTGPKGLHHLVYEVVDNAIDEALAGYCTHIEIDINADGSVTVVDNGRGIPTDIHPTTGRSALETVLTVLHAGGKFGGGGYKVSGGLHGVGVSVVNALSEWVEVKVWRQGKEHFQRFERGNPIGSLEATPNGEHSTGTQVSFLPDTQIFKDGIEFDYHTLASRLKELAYLNAGVRITFGDRRPNSLKEEQFYYEGGIREYVTYMTTDKTPLHEEIIYTSGEKNDVQVEVALQWCVDAYSDTLLGFANNIRTIDGGTHLEGLKAVLTRTLNSIARKRNKLKEGDSNLGGENIREGLTGVISVKVPDPEFEGQTKTKLGNTEVRGIVDTLVGEALTEFLEFNPGVADSIIEKAVQAFKAAEAARRARELVRRKSVLESSTLPGKLADCSSKDPSESEIFIVEGDSAGGSAKQGRDRRFQAILPLRGKILNIEKTDDAKIYKNTEIQALITALGLGIKGDDFDISSLRYHRVVIMTDADVDGAHIRTLLLTFFYRYQRDLVDQGYIYIACPPLYKLERGKNHFYCYSDRELQEQISQFPPNANYTIQRFKGLGEMMPQQLWDTTMNPETRTMKRVHIEDAAEADRIFTVLMGDRVAPRREFIETYGTKLNLTDLDI, encoded by the coding sequence ATGACGACCACGAACTACGGTGCCGATCAAATTCAAGTCTTGGAAGGGTTGGAACCAGTCCGTAAGCGCCCAGGGATGTATATCGGCTCCACGGGGCCCAAGGGCCTCCATCACCTGGTGTATGAAGTGGTTGACAATGCCATTGACGAAGCTTTGGCGGGCTATTGCACCCATATTGAAATTGATATTAACGCCGATGGTTCCGTCACCGTGGTGGACAATGGCAGAGGCATTCCCACGGATATTCACCCTACCACCGGGCGCTCAGCTCTGGAAACGGTCTTAACGGTGCTCCATGCTGGGGGCAAGTTTGGGGGCGGTGGCTATAAGGTATCCGGCGGTTTACACGGGGTTGGCGTTTCCGTAGTTAACGCCCTGTCCGAGTGGGTAGAAGTGAAGGTTTGGCGCCAGGGCAAGGAACACTTCCAAAGGTTTGAGCGGGGAAATCCCATCGGCAGTTTGGAAGCCACTCCCAACGGGGAGCACTCCACAGGAACTCAGGTTTCTTTTTTGCCGGATACCCAAATTTTCAAAGATGGCATCGAGTTTGATTACCATACCCTAGCTAGTCGCCTCAAGGAGTTGGCCTACCTCAATGCCGGGGTACGTATTACCTTTGGCGATCGCCGTCCGAATTCCCTCAAAGAGGAACAATTCTATTATGAAGGGGGCATTAGGGAATATGTCACCTATATGACCACGGACAAAACGCCACTCCATGAAGAGATTATTTATACGTCCGGCGAAAAGAACGATGTGCAGGTGGAAGTTGCCCTGCAATGGTGTGTGGATGCCTACAGTGATACCCTGTTGGGGTTTGCCAACAATATCCGTACTATTGATGGTGGCACCCATTTAGAAGGTTTAAAAGCAGTTTTAACCCGTACTCTCAACTCCATTGCCCGCAAACGCAACAAATTAAAAGAGGGAGATAGTAATTTAGGCGGCGAAAATATCCGTGAAGGCTTAACCGGGGTAATTTCCGTTAAAGTGCCTGACCCGGAATTTGAAGGACAAACAAAAACCAAATTGGGCAACACCGAAGTCCGGGGTATTGTAGATACCCTAGTGGGGGAAGCCCTAACGGAATTTTTAGAATTTAATCCTGGGGTTGCTGACTCCATTATTGAAAAAGCAGTGCAGGCCTTTAAGGCGGCGGAAGCGGCCCGTCGAGCCAGGGAATTAGTACGACGTAAATCAGTTTTAGAATCTTCAACTTTGCCTGGCAAACTAGCAGATTGTAGCTCCAAAGATCCCTCGGAATCGGAAATTTTCATCGTGGAAGGGGACTCTGCTGGCGGGTCGGCCAAGCAAGGCCGTGATCGCCGTTTCCAAGCAATTTTGCCTCTGCGGGGCAAGATTTTAAATATTGAAAAAACTGACGATGCCAAGATTTATAAAAACACTGAAATTCAAGCCTTGATTACAGCATTAGGACTAGGAATTAAGGGTGATGATTTTGATATTTCTTCTCTACGTTATCATAGAGTAGTAATTATGACCGATGCTGATGTGGACGGCGCGCACATACGTACTCTTTTGCTAACTTTCTTCTACCGTTATCAGCGGGATTTAGTAGACCAAGGTTACATTTATATCGCCTGTCCGCCGTTGTACAAATTGGAGCGGGGCAAAAACCATTTCTACTGTTATTCCGACCGGGAATTGCAGGAGCAAATCAGTCAGTTTCCCCCCAATGCTAATTACACCATCCAGCGTTTCAAAGGGTTAGGGGAAATGATGCCCCAACAACTGTGGGACACCACCATGAATCCGGAAACCCGCACCATGAAAAGAGTCCACATTGAAGATGCCGCTGAAGCCGATCGCATTTTTACGGTGTTGATGGGCGATCGGGTTGCCCCTCGGCGGGAATTCATCGAAACCTATGGCACAAAATTGAATCTCACCGACTTGGATATCTAA
- a CDS encoding chlororespiratory reduction protein 7 encodes MVDPIMYQEEMFVLLGDRGAETFLTPEEMTARLMEILTDYDLPLPKALAKLPTLAAKAEHLRDNYCDLDRGDGSTWQWYAVRLEK; translated from the coding sequence ATGGTCGATCCCATCATGTACCAAGAAGAAATGTTTGTGCTCCTGGGCGATCGGGGGGCGGAAACGTTTTTAACCCCAGAGGAGATGACCGCTAGATTAATGGAAATTTTGACTGATTACGATCTGCCTCTGCCGAAAGCCCTGGCTAAACTCCCCACATTGGCGGCAAAAGCGGAACATTTACGGGATAACTACTGCGATCTCGACCGGGGGGACGGCAGTACTTGGCAATGGTATGCTGTGCGCCTAGAAAAATAG
- a CDS encoding photosystem II protein Y — translation MDWRVIVVVSPLLIAATWAAINIGAAAIRQLQDVLGREA, via the coding sequence ATGGATTGGCGTGTAATTGTAGTTGTTAGCCCCCTTCTGATCGCCGCAACCTGGGCCGCCATCAATATTGGTGCCGCTGCAATCCGGCAGTTACAGGATGTTTTAGGTCGGGAAGCCTAG
- a CDS encoding methylenetetrahydrofolate reductase — protein MAEPANRKNSVKISCQSGNPCLELEPNLSPLDAMTISQFRRAAEAKKFLITAEVTPPKGGNPERMLAVAAKLRGRVHGVNVTDGSRAVLRMSSIAACVLLQQQGIEAICQMTCRDRNLIGLQGDLMGAYALGLRNVLALTGDPLKAGDHPKARPVYDLESVRLLSLIRSLNQGLDFNQAPLLDGRLDLFPGAAVDPQLKSWSGLQSRFERKLTAGAQFFQSQLITDFERLDKFMSQVAAGCGKPILAGIFLFKSAKNAAFIRRVVPGVNIPDALIDRLAQAEDPLMEGVAIAAEQVKLAKELCQGVHLMAIKKEELIPEILDRAGIKPFGESGNG, from the coding sequence ATGGCTGAGCCGGCAAACAGGAAAAACTCTGTTAAGATCTCCTGTCAGAGCGGCAATCCCTGCTTGGAGTTGGAACCAAACTTGTCACCATTGGATGCAATGACCATTAGCCAGTTTCGTCGGGCGGCTGAGGCAAAGAAATTTTTGATCACGGCTGAAGTTACTCCCCCCAAAGGCGGCAATCCAGAGCGGATGTTGGCGGTGGCGGCCAAACTGCGGGGCCGGGTCCACGGGGTAAATGTCACCGATGGCAGTCGAGCGGTGTTGCGGATGTCTTCCATTGCAGCCTGTGTGTTGTTGCAACAGCAAGGCATTGAAGCTATTTGTCAGATGACCTGCCGCGATCGCAATTTGATTGGGCTCCAGGGGGATTTAATGGGGGCCTATGCCCTGGGTTTACGTAATGTTCTAGCCCTAACTGGCGATCCCCTCAAAGCAGGGGACCACCCCAAAGCCAGACCTGTATATGATTTGGAGTCTGTAAGGCTTTTAAGTTTGATCCGCTCCCTCAACCAAGGGCTAGATTTTAACCAAGCTCCTTTGCTGGACGGACGCTTAGATTTATTTCCTGGGGCGGCGGTGGACCCCCAGCTAAAAAGTTGGTCTGGTTTACAAAGTCGCTTTGAAAGGAAATTAACGGCGGGGGCCCAGTTTTTCCAGAGTCAATTAATTACGGATTTTGAGCGCCTGGATAAATTTATGAGCCAGGTGGCGGCGGGGTGTGGCAAACCAATTTTGGCCGGCATCTTTCTCTTCAAATCGGCTAAAAATGCTGCTTTTATCAGACGGGTGGTGCCTGGGGTCAATATTCCCGATGCTTTAATCGATCGCCTAGCCCAGGCCGAAGATCCCCTCATGGAAGGGGTGGCGATCGCCGCAGAACAGGTGAAACTAGCCAAAGAGCTATGCCAGGGTGTGCATTTAATGGCCATTAAAAAAGAAGAATTAATTCCCGAAATACTAGACCGGGCCGGTATCAAGCCCTTCGGAGAGTCCGGCAATGGGTAA
- the cobU gene encoding bifunctional adenosylcobinamide kinase/adenosylcobinamide-phosphate guanylyltransferase: MPLPILVTGPSRSGKSEWAEHLASKSHQPVIYIATGKENAADADWQNRIQQHRNRRPSHWKTVCVDQNLTDTLTTLPSATCALVDSLGGWVANTLELSPEQWQTQQRTLINFVQELQPGPGLIIFVAEETGWGVIPAYALGRIFRDRLGALTRQLGGLCGQVYLVTGGYALDLRRWGEPLPPSSQ, encoded by the coding sequence ATGCCCCTTCCCATTCTCGTCACTGGCCCAAGCCGTTCAGGTAAAAGCGAATGGGCTGAACATCTTGCCAGCAAAAGCCATCAACCAGTCATCTACATTGCCACTGGCAAGGAAAATGCCGCTGATGCAGATTGGCAAAACCGCATTCAACAACACCGAAACCGCCGTCCGTCCCACTGGAAAACGGTATGTGTAGATCAGAATTTAACTGACACCCTAACAACTTTGCCGTCAGCAACCTGTGCTTTAGTAGACTCCCTGGGGGGTTGGGTGGCCAATACCCTGGAATTATCCCCAGAGCAATGGCAGACCCAGCAACGGACATTGATTAACTTTGTTCAAGAACTGCAACCGGGGCCGGGATTAATTATTTTTGTTGCCGAAGAAACGGGCTGGGGAGTGATTCCGGCCTATGCCCTAGGACGTATTTTTCGAGATCGTCTAGGGGCTTTGACTAGGCAATTGGGGGGATTGTGTGGTCAGGTTTATTTGGTTACCGGGGGCTACGCGCTGGATTTACGCCGGTGGGGAGAACCTTTGCCCCCATCAAGTCAATGA